A stretch of Shinella zoogloeoides DNA encodes these proteins:
- a CDS encoding LemA family protein, giving the protein MIGLAIAAVVVIYAIVIYNGLVRARQVKEEAWSGIDVQLKRRADLIPNLLETVKGYAAHERETLEKVVELRNRAQAVPAGDVAGRAAAEGMLSQALGKLFALAEAYPDLKANQNFAELQQTLETIEGEIQMSRRYYNGAARDLNVKVESFPSNLVASVFKFAKAPYFEIDNPADRAVPTVKF; this is encoded by the coding sequence ATGATCGGTCTTGCAATCGCGGCAGTCGTCGTCATCTACGCCATCGTCATCTACAACGGCCTCGTGCGGGCGCGGCAGGTGAAGGAGGAGGCGTGGTCCGGCATCGACGTGCAGCTCAAGCGTCGCGCCGACCTCATTCCCAACCTGCTCGAAACCGTGAAGGGTTATGCCGCGCATGAGCGCGAGACGCTGGAGAAGGTCGTGGAGCTGCGCAACCGGGCGCAGGCGGTGCCGGCGGGCGATGTCGCCGGGCGCGCGGCGGCCGAGGGCATGCTGAGCCAGGCGCTCGGCAAGCTCTTCGCGCTCGCCGAAGCCTATCCGGACCTCAAGGCCAACCAGAACTTCGCCGAATTGCAGCAGACGCTCGAGACCATCGAAGGCGAGATCCAGATGTCGCGGCGCTACTACAACGGCGCGGCCCGCGATCTCAACGTCAAGGTCGAGAGCTTCCCGTCGAACCTCGTCGCCTCGGTCTTCAAATTTGCCAAGGCGCCCTATTTCGAGATCGACAATCCGGCCGACCGGGCCGTGCCGACCGTGAAGTTCTGA
- a CDS encoding glycoside hydrolase family 25 protein → MKLKQLSGLAAALALSAAFFLPARAADVEPWKKPGNAIVIDAYELNEIDWSDMLSDRRIAGFISKASDGLPESFSCKGDHNGDTVEHCKTMWRKYAVSRELYETRRLLARSRGLLWGAYHLARPGNPVDQANHFLDYAKPQDDEMMVLDIEGIDPGKYMSLADAQVFAGHLKTRTGRYPVLYTNHATARHIAANRDTYRILSRLPLWYARYRPGIKGSFPMGNWDNYALWQFSAAANCSKRRCPYRVKGAENDIDVNVAPMTKAELRKVWAFGTLLPEKPLEPVDEILTASIPASSALKATVEASVSTGTEAQTTGAITLASGAVAAFPVRIAAEAQAGVAAIGNVTVTPGNHVVEVTPLNYQDF, encoded by the coding sequence ATGAAACTGAAGCAGCTTTCCGGGCTTGCCGCGGCGCTCGCCCTGTCCGCGGCCTTCTTCCTGCCCGCCCGGGCGGCCGATGTGGAGCCGTGGAAGAAGCCGGGAAACGCCATCGTCATCGACGCCTACGAACTGAACGAGATCGACTGGTCGGACATGCTCTCCGACAGGCGCATCGCCGGCTTCATCTCCAAGGCTTCCGACGGGCTGCCGGAAAGCTTTAGCTGCAAGGGCGACCACAACGGCGACACGGTCGAGCACTGCAAGACGATGTGGCGTAAATATGCGGTGAGCCGCGAGCTTTACGAGACACGCCGGCTGCTTGCCCGCTCCAGGGGCCTCCTGTGGGGCGCCTACCATCTCGCCCGCCCCGGAAACCCGGTCGACCAGGCCAACCATTTCCTCGACTACGCCAAGCCGCAGGACGACGAGATGATGGTGCTGGATATCGAGGGCATCGACCCGGGCAAATACATGTCGCTGGCCGATGCGCAGGTCTTCGCCGGCCACCTCAAGACGCGCACGGGCCGCTACCCGGTGCTCTACACCAACCACGCGACCGCCCGGCATATCGCCGCCAACCGTGATACATACCGCATCCTCTCGCGCCTGCCGCTCTGGTATGCCCGCTACAGGCCGGGCATCAAGGGCAGTTTCCCGATGGGCAACTGGGACAATTACGCGCTCTGGCAGTTCTCCGCCGCCGCCAACTGCTCGAAACGGCGCTGCCCCTACCGGGTGAAGGGCGCGGAGAACGACATCGACGTCAATGTCGCGCCGATGACGAAGGCGGAGCTGCGCAAGGTCTGGGCCTTCGGCACCCTCCTGCCGGAAAAGCCCCTGGAGCCGGTGGACGAAATCCTCACTGCCTCCATTCCCGCCTCCAGCGCGCTGAAGGCCACCGTGGAGGCCAGCGTTTCCACGGGCACGGAGGCGCAGACGACGGGCGCGATCACGCTTGCCTCCGGCGCCGTCGCCGCCTTCCCGGTCCGTATCGCGGCCGAGGCACAGGCCGGCGTGGCCGCCATCGGCAACGTGACGGTCACGCCCGGCAACCATGTCGTCGAGGTCACGCCGCTGAACTACCAGGACTTCTGA
- a CDS encoding TlyA family RNA methyltransferase — protein MSHSTETIRLDQLLLNAGLVASRSRARDAIARGTVTVNGRVVTKPSASFPASAVLAIDDPAQAYVSRAALKLTAALDRFQLDPAGLDCLDIGASTGGFTQVLLERGAAHVVSVDVGHDQMHPRLRADPRVTNLEGLNARAMSRANLDGRAIGAVVSDVSFISLKLALPPALTLAEPGAFCVLLVKPQFEAGREAISKAGLLKDPDSAPAVAAELERWLVEEMGWRSLGLVPSPITGGDGNHEFLLGGRKP, from the coding sequence ATGTCCCATTCCACAGAAACCATCCGCCTCGACCAGCTCCTGCTGAATGCCGGCCTCGTCGCCAGCCGGTCGCGGGCGCGCGATGCGATCGCGCGCGGCACGGTCACGGTGAACGGCCGCGTCGTCACCAAGCCGAGCGCGAGCTTTCCCGCCTCGGCCGTCCTCGCCATCGACGACCCGGCGCAGGCCTATGTCTCGCGCGCGGCGCTGAAGCTGACGGCGGCGCTCGACCGGTTCCAGCTCGACCCCGCGGGTCTCGACTGTCTCGATATCGGCGCGTCCACCGGCGGCTTCACGCAGGTGCTGCTGGAGCGCGGCGCGGCCCATGTCGTTTCGGTCGATGTCGGCCATGACCAGATGCATCCGCGCCTTCGCGCCGATCCGCGCGTCACCAATCTCGAAGGGCTGAATGCGCGGGCGATGAGCCGGGCCAATCTCGACGGCCGCGCCATTGGCGCGGTGGTCTCCGACGTCTCCTTCATCTCGCTGAAGCTCGCCCTGCCCCCGGCGCTGACGCTTGCGGAACCCGGCGCCTTCTGCGTCCTGCTGGTCAAGCCGCAGTTCGAGGCGGGCCGCGAGGCGATCAGCAAGGCGGGGCTTCTGAAGGACCCGGACAGCGCGCCCGCCGTCGCGGCGGAGCTGGAACGCTGGCTCGTCGAGGAAATGGGCTGGCGGAGCCTCGGGCTTGTGCCTTCGCCCATCACCGGCGGCGACGGCAATCATGAATTTCTTCTTGGAGGGCGAAAGCCATGA
- a CDS encoding glycine--tRNA ligase subunit alpha, translating to MTSAALPDHMNPTRSFQGLILTLHNYWADKGCAVLQPYDMEVGAGTFHPATTLRALGPRPWRAAYVQPSRRPSDGRYGENPNRLQHYYQYQVILKPNPSNLQELYLGSLAAIGLDPLLHDVRFVEDDWESPTLGAWGLGWECWCDGMEVSQFTYFQQVCGIECSPVAGELTYGLERLAMYVQGVDNVYDLNFNGREGAEKITYGDVFLQAEQEYSRHNFEYADTAMLHRHFIDAEKECQALLAAGAPGDAENRRLHKCVLPAYDQCIKASHVFNLLDARGVISVTERQSYILRVRTLAKACGEAFLLTDAGGVNWNRDAA from the coding sequence ATGACCTCCGCCGCCCTGCCTGACCATATGAACCCGACCCGCTCCTTCCAGGGGCTGATCCTGACGCTGCACAATTACTGGGCGGACAAGGGCTGCGCGGTGCTGCAGCCCTACGACATGGAAGTGGGCGCCGGCACGTTCCATCCGGCGACGACGCTGCGCGCGCTCGGCCCACGTCCGTGGCGTGCCGCCTATGTGCAGCCCTCGCGTCGCCCGTCGGACGGCCGCTACGGCGAGAACCCGAACCGCCTGCAGCACTATTACCAGTACCAGGTCATCCTGAAGCCGAACCCGTCGAACCTGCAGGAACTCTATCTCGGCTCGCTCGCCGCCATCGGCCTCGATCCGCTGCTGCATGACGTGCGCTTCGTGGAGGACGACTGGGAAAGCCCGACGCTCGGTGCCTGGGGCCTTGGCTGGGAATGCTGGTGCGACGGCATGGAAGTCTCGCAGTTCACCTATTTCCAGCAGGTCTGCGGCATCGAATGCTCCCCTGTCGCGGGCGAGCTGACCTATGGTCTGGAACGTCTCGCCATGTACGTTCAGGGCGTCGACAACGTCTACGACCTAAACTTCAACGGCCGCGAGGGTGCGGAAAAGATCACCTATGGCGACGTGTTCCTGCAGGCCGAGCAGGAATATTCCCGCCATAATTTCGAATATGCCGACACGGCCATGCTGCACCGCCACTTCATCGATGCCGAGAAGGAATGCCAGGCGCTGCTCGCCGCCGGCGCGCCCGGCGATGCGGAAAACCGGCGCCTGCACAAATGCGTGCTGCCGGCCTACGACCAGTGCATCAAGGCGTCCCACGTCTTCAACCTGCTCGACGCTCGCGGCGTGATCTCCGTCACCGAGCGCCAGAGCTATATCCTGCGCGTGCGCACGCTGGCCAAGGCCTGCGGCGAGGCCTTCCTGCTGACGGATGCCGGCGGGGTGAACTGGAACAGGGACGCGGCCTGA
- a CDS encoding DUF2207 domain-containing protein, which yields MPRIAALLTFWLCLLIGSAARAEEYFDRYHSDIALAKNGAMTVTETIRVHAEGNAIRRGIYRDFPLTFTDAEGREKEVGFRIVGIERDGRPEPYRTETIRRGVRIYFGSSDVLLTPGFHDYRLTYETTRQIRFFDTHDELFWNVTGTQWAFPIRQASATVSLPPGIRAEALTYFTGPAGATERNARAESRGNTATFETTRGLGPHEGLTIGVKMPAGSIDRPTAAEERAYFLKDNRNLFLAFGGLALVLGYYVWAWLAVGRDPPGGVVVPRWDAPEGISPALVNYIDEKGFGGQGWTAVSAAFLSLAVKGLVELSNLETSITVTRTGKRVEGALPTGEATLLSAVPTEGSQFTIHKSNGKRVQRLGAEFRDAMEREHRRKYYLANWPQVTGGILLSLACLAALAIFGSLPEEGLVLVILPVFASVFVSIFALALGRNFRQAKTLGARIMAVVIMAFVGSVFVTVFGGIATAIVTEGAATGHLPLFAAVGGIVVTNLVFFFLMGAPTPLGRRMMDGIAGLRQYLTLAERDRMNMAGAPEMSPRHFETLLPYAVALGVEKPWSETFDRWLLTAAAAGAAAAYQPGWYHGDSFSSGRFGDRMGGFAGSMARSMTAALPDPPKSSSSGFSSGGGFSGGGGGGGGGGGW from the coding sequence ATGCCGCGGATCGCCGCCCTCCTGACGTTCTGGCTCTGCCTTCTGATCGGGAGTGCGGCGCGGGCCGAGGAGTATTTCGACCGCTACCATTCCGACATTGCGCTGGCGAAGAACGGCGCGATGACGGTGACGGAAACGATCCGCGTCCATGCGGAGGGCAACGCCATAAGGCGCGGCATCTACCGCGACTTCCCGCTCACCTTCACCGACGCCGAGGGACGGGAGAAGGAGGTCGGCTTCAGGATCGTCGGCATCGAGCGTGACGGCCGGCCGGAACCCTACCGTACCGAGACCATCCGCCGTGGCGTGCGCATCTATTTCGGTTCCTCCGATGTGCTGCTGACGCCGGGCTTCCACGACTATCGCCTGACCTACGAGACGACGCGGCAGATCCGCTTCTTCGACACCCATGACGAGCTGTTCTGGAACGTCACCGGCACGCAATGGGCCTTCCCCATCCGGCAGGCGAGCGCGACGGTGAGCCTGCCGCCGGGCATCCGCGCCGAGGCGCTCACCTATTTCACCGGCCCCGCGGGCGCGACCGAGCGGAACGCGCGCGCCGAGAGCCGGGGCAATACGGCCACCTTCGAGACGACGCGCGGTCTTGGCCCGCACGAGGGCCTGACAATCGGCGTGAAGATGCCGGCCGGCAGCATCGATAGGCCGACTGCGGCCGAGGAGCGCGCCTATTTCCTCAAGGACAACCGCAACCTCTTCCTTGCCTTCGGCGGGCTGGCGCTCGTTCTCGGCTATTATGTCTGGGCCTGGCTTGCGGTGGGGCGCGATCCGCCGGGCGGCGTGGTCGTGCCGCGCTGGGATGCGCCGGAGGGCATCTCGCCGGCGCTCGTCAACTACATCGACGAGAAGGGGTTCGGCGGGCAGGGCTGGACGGCGGTCTCTGCCGCCTTCCTCAGCCTCGCGGTCAAGGGCCTTGTCGAGCTTTCGAACCTTGAGACGTCCATAACCGTCACGCGCACCGGCAAGCGGGTCGAAGGCGCCTTGCCGACGGGGGAGGCGACCCTGCTGTCCGCCGTGCCCACCGAAGGCAGCCAGTTCACCATCCATAAATCCAACGGCAAGCGCGTGCAAAGGCTGGGCGCCGAATTCCGTGATGCCATGGAAAGGGAGCATCGGCGGAAATACTATCTCGCGAACTGGCCGCAGGTGACGGGCGGTATCCTGCTGTCGCTTGCCTGCCTCGCGGCGCTGGCGATCTTCGGCTCCCTGCCGGAGGAGGGCCTCGTGCTCGTCATCCTTCCGGTCTTCGCCTCGGTCTTCGTATCGATTTTCGCCCTCGCGCTCGGCCGCAATTTCCGGCAGGCGAAAACGCTCGGCGCGCGCATCATGGCCGTCGTCATCATGGCTTTCGTCGGCTCCGTCTTCGTCACCGTCTTCGGCGGGATCGCCACCGCCATCGTGACCGAGGGCGCTGCGACGGGACACCTGCCGCTGTTCGCCGCCGTCGGTGGCATCGTGGTGACGAACCTCGTCTTCTTCTTCCTGATGGGCGCGCCGACGCCGCTCGGCCGCCGGATGATGGACGGCATCGCGGGCCTGCGCCAATATCTGACGCTCGCCGAGAGGGACCGGATGAATATGGCCGGCGCGCCGGAAATGTCACCGCGTCACTTCGAGACGCTGCTGCCCTATGCCGTGGCGCTCGGCGTGGAAAAGCCCTGGTCGGAAACCTTCGACCGCTGGCTGCTGACCGCCGCGGCGGCGGGCGCGGCCGCCGCCTACCAGCCCGGCTGGTATCATGGCGACAGCTTCTCCTCCGGCCGTTTCGGTGACCGTATGGGCGGCTTTGCCGGCTCGATGGCCCGCTCCATGACTGCCGCGCTGCCCGACCCGCCGAAAAGCTCCTCCTCCGGCTTCTCGTCCGGCGGCGGCTTCTCCGGCGGGGGTGGCGGCGGCGGTGGCGGGGGCGGCTGGTAG